One window from the genome of Schistocerca piceifrons isolate TAMUIC-IGC-003096 chromosome 8, iqSchPice1.1, whole genome shotgun sequence encodes:
- the LOC124712539 gene encoding somatomedin-B and thrombospondin type-1 domain-containing protein-like, which translates to MGPSTSSSPAMLAAAAAVLLVASGRGAAAGSCREAKLCCPGRDSSCVVQKAPINAIIEDLSDKPCYCDHACLKLGDCCTDFKDACGGE; encoded by the coding sequence ATGGGGCCCTCCACGTCCAGCTCACCCGCGATGCTCGCAGCCGCCGCTGCCGTGCTTCTGGTGGCCTCGGGGCGCGGCGCCGCCGCCGGCAGCTGCCGCGAGGCCAAGCTCTGCTGCCCCGGCCGCGACTCCTCGTGCGTCGTGCAGAAGGCGCCCATCAACGCCATCATCGAGGACCTCAGCGACAAGCCGTGCTATTGCGACCACGCCTGCCTCAAGCTGGGCGACTGCTGCACCGACTTCAAGGACGCCTGCGGAGGTGAGTAA